One Terriglobales bacterium DNA segment encodes these proteins:
- a CDS encoding M14 family metallopeptidase, with amino-acid sequence MLTRARIEVCLITVLSLATLASSAVPPAHAQAQPKTFTVGTASAAPGQKATGFLEVPAGVDAAANIPVVVVNGAKPGPVLALVSGSHGTEYASIIAVEKLIATLDPAEVSGTVILLPLVNLASFEQKVPHVNPVDNKSMNRFYPGKADGTQTERASWLITHQVVDRSDYLIDYHGGDLDESLRPYSYWAPTGNARQDAISRDMVLAFGLDHIIIWTDRPKDLNATRYLDNTSSVRGKPSIAVEAGYAGTVEPEDVAALADGTLSVMRYLKMLPGTATPVEHPVWIEKIETISSDQPGIFYPLLRRGTYVAAGMKVGYVTDYFGKTIYEARAPAAGVILYICAVPSMKKGDTIANIGAVAAKAP; translated from the coding sequence ATGCTCACACGCGCCCGCATTGAAGTCTGCCTGATTACCGTTCTGTCACTCGCCACTCTGGCAAGCAGCGCCGTGCCACCAGCCCACGCCCAAGCGCAACCGAAGACCTTCACCGTCGGCACCGCATCCGCCGCTCCCGGCCAGAAGGCAACTGGCTTTCTCGAAGTGCCCGCTGGCGTGGACGCTGCCGCCAACATCCCCGTCGTCGTAGTCAATGGCGCGAAACCCGGCCCGGTGCTGGCGCTGGTCTCCGGCTCACATGGGACTGAGTACGCATCTATCATCGCCGTCGAAAAGCTGATCGCCACACTCGATCCCGCCGAAGTTTCTGGAACCGTGATCCTGCTGCCGCTGGTCAATCTGGCTTCGTTCGAGCAAAAAGTTCCGCACGTCAATCCGGTGGACAACAAGAGCATGAACCGTTTTTATCCCGGTAAAGCCGATGGCACCCAGACCGAGCGCGCCTCCTGGCTCATCACTCATCAGGTGGTTGACCGCAGCGACTACCTGATTGACTACCATGGCGGCGACCTCGATGAGAGCCTCCGCCCCTACAGTTACTGGGCGCCCACCGGCAACGCCAGGCAGGACGCCATCTCCCGCGACATGGTGCTGGCGTTCGGCCTCGACCACATCATCATCTGGACTGACCGGCCCAAAGATCTGAACGCCACCCGTTATCTGGATAACACCTCTTCGGTTCGCGGAAAGCCTTCCATCGCTGTCGAAGCCGGTTATGCAGGCACGGTCGAGCCCGAAGACGTTGCCGCCCTTGCGGATGGCACCTTGAGCGTGATGCGTTATCTGAAGATGCTGCCCGGCACCGCCACCCCGGTTGAACATCCGGTGTGGATCGAGAAGATCGAAACCATTTCCAGCGACCAGCCGGGAATTTTTTATCCCCTGCTGCGTCGCGGAACTTATGTAGCCGCCGGCATGAAGGTCGGCTATGTCACCGATTATTTCGGCAAGACCATCTACGAAGCGCGCGCTCCCGCCGCCGGAGTCATCCTTTATATTTGCGCCGTCCCCTCGATGAAGAAGGGCGATACCATCGCGAACATCGGCGCGGTGGCCGCCAAAGCGCCGTAG
- a CDS encoding response regulator → MHPAIPSIHASRSVVLCVEDDPAQLLMLQQILSLEGYQVLQATTTEEALATFREAPISLVIADHMLRGASGSQLARQLKALRPTVPILLHSGTDPDTLQHIDAFISKGEPVKHFVEVVRQLVTRFSS, encoded by the coding sequence TTGCATCCAGCCATACCGTCGATCCATGCCAGCAGGTCCGTAGTCCTATGCGTTGAGGACGACCCCGCCCAACTCCTCATGCTGCAGCAGATTTTATCGCTGGAAGGCTACCAAGTCTTACAGGCAACCACGACTGAAGAGGCGCTGGCGACCTTCCGTGAGGCACCCATTAGTCTGGTTATTGCAGACCACATGCTGCGCGGGGCCAGCGGTTCTCAATTGGCGCGCCAGCTTAAGGCGCTCAGGCCAACCGTACCCATCCTCCTCCATTCAGGCACTGACCCGGACACCTTGCAGCACATTGACGCTTTTATAAGTAAGGGTGAACCGGTGAAGCACTTCGTGGAGGTCGTTCGGCAGCTGGTGACCCGCTTTTCCAGCTAA